The window GATAAAGAAACTCTTCGAGACGCTTGCCAAATGGGAAGACGCCCATGAAGAGATATTCAAATCAGAGTATGAGAGAAAAAGAGAAGAATATATAAACCTTCCTTGGGGGGGCTAAAAATGATAAGAGTGGGAATAATAACATCTAGTGATAAAGGTTCTAGAGGTGAAAGAGAAGACTTAAGCGGAGCTGTCATAAGAGAGATAGTAGAGTCTAGAGGGTATACAGTTGAAAGACAGGTTATACTTCCAGACGAAATAGAGCTGCTTTCAGAAGAGATGATCCGCATGTCAGACGAACACAAAATAGAGCTGATACTCACAACAGGCGGAACGGGGTTTAGTCCAAGAGACATAACACCAGAGGCCACCAATAGAGTTATAGACAGACCTACTCCTGGGATACCTGAGGCTATGAGATACCATAGCCTCGGTATAACTCCTAGAGGTATGCTGTCAAGAGGAACCGCCGGGATAAGGCAGAACAGGACGCTTATAGTCAACCTTCCTGGGAGTCAGAAAGCGGTGAGAGAAATACTCGAGTATATAATAGACTCCGTGGAGCATGGAGTTGAAATAATGCTAGAGAGGACATCTGAGTGTGGGAGAAAATAAATTTGGAACAGCTGTCATCTTAGCAGGAGGAAAAAGCAGTAGGATGGGATTCAACAAGGAGTTTCTAGAGATAGACGGAGAAAGCCTTGTAAAGAAGAACATAGAAAAACTCAAGACGATTTTCAATGAGATCATAGTAGTCACAAACAATCCAGAATATTATGAAAGTTTAAATATAATAACAGTACAGGACATATACTTTCAAAAAGGACCACTCAGCGGCATTCATGCATCGCTTAAGAGGTCGAGTTCAGAGTATATATACCTGCTGGCATGTGATATGCCGGAGATAGACATCCCATTTATAAAGTGGATGATGGATATAGTGAAGAGAGAAGCTCCAGAGATATCGGTAGTCAGAAGAGACGGACGCATAGAGCCGTTCAATGGATTCTACTCTGTAGCGCTTGCAGACAGGGTTGAAGAACTGCTCAAGCATGACAAGCTGGCTATAAGAGCTCTTATGAGCGAGGCCAAAGTTGAGTTTATAGACTTACATGAGGTTCAATCAGGTAGAGATATATTTTTAAATCTAAATACCCAAGAGGACTTGCACGGCTATTTAGAGCAAAGGAGAGATACCGTCATGAAGGTAGTTTCAAAGAGAGATGTGCTTAAGATAAGATATGACGACAGCGCAGTTGAAGAAGACAGCATAATAACAGAATATCCGTTTACTGTTTTCTTGAATGGCAAGGAATTTCTGACGCTCTTGTGCACAAAGCAGTCACTGGACTATCTGCTAGTTGGATTCCTGATTTCGGAGGGCCTTATAGACGGAAAACAGGATATAGAGAAACTAGAGATAGACGAAGAAAAAGGGACTGGATATGTAGAGACAGTGAAGAAGTCCAATCTTATGGAGAAGCTATACGGCAAAAGGACGCTTACGTCTGGATGCGGTAAAGGCACAGTGTTCTACAGCGTGGTGGACTCTTTCAAGTCAAAGAAAGTGGACCAGGATTTCAAGTTGGATGTAGATTCGATGAAAGACCTTATGAGAAAGTTCAACAGGTACTCAGAGACTTTTTTGGAAACAGGTGGTGTTCACAGCTGTGCGTTATCCGATGGGGAAGATATCGCAGTCTTTGCAGACGACATAGGAAGGCATAACGCACTCGACAAGATAATAGGGGAAGCTGTTATGAAGGATATCGAGTTCGATGACAAGGTGGTCGTAACCACTGGCAGGATATCTTCGGAGATAATGATCAAGATAGCTAAAAGAGGGATACCGGCCATAGTGTCGAAGTCGGCTCCTACACAGCTTGCCATAGAGATAGCAGAGGACCTTGGCATAACGGTAGTAGGTTTTGCTAGAGGCCAGAAGATGAATATATACACAAATATAGACAGGTATATTCAGCTATAAAGCAAAAAGGAGGAATAAGGATGAAAAAGAAAAGTTTATTGGCACTTCTGATGGTTCTAATGCTTTCTATTACAGCGTTAGTTGGATGCGGAAATAGCGAGCCAGCTGAAGACACGTCGAAAGAGTCAACAGAGACTTCTTCTGATGAAAAACAGGAGCTAGGAGAGATAATACTTTCAACAACTACAAGCACTCAGGACAGCGGTCTACTAGACTACCTGCTTCCTGTATTCGAAGAGAAGACAGGGGCAACTGTAAAGACTGTAGCTGTTGGAACAGGGGCAGCGCTTGAAATGGGTCAAAACGGCGAGGCAGACGTACTACTAGTACACGCCAAGGCTGACGAAGAGAAGTTTGTGGCAGATGGATACGGTACAGAGAGACACGACGTAATGTACAACGACTTTGTGCTAGTTGGGCCAAAAGAAGATGCACTTAAGCTTAAAGAGACTTCAGGTTCTGACATACAGTCGGCGCTTAAGAACATAAGCAATTCAGGCAGCACTTTTGTATCTAGAGGAGACGACTCTGGAACTCACAAAAAAGAGCTTAAGCTTTGGGAAGAAACAGGCATATCTCCACAGGGAGAGTGGTACGTTTCAGCTGGAGCGGGAATGGCAGATGTACTGAAGATAGCTAGCGAGAAGCAGGCATACACTATAACAGACAGAGCGACTTATCTTAGCTTAAAAGACACTCTTGACCTAGATGTGCTTGTTGAAGGAGATAAGAATCTGTTCAACCAGTACGGTGTAATACCTGTAAATCCAGAGAGAGAAGACAATGCAGAGATAAATGAAGCTGGAGCGAAGGCGTTCATGGACTGGATACTTTCAGAAGAAGCTCAGAAGCTCATAGGAGAATATGGCGTAGAGGAATTCGGCGAGCCGCTGTTTGTACCTAACGCTAAATAGAATAAAAGCCCCTAGGGGCTTTTATTCTTTACATAGGATATAATAGAGAGAGGAGAGCTGAAATGGACTATATACTTATGGGAATAAAAGAGGCTATAGCGCTTCTGACAAGCTTTGACAGAGAGGTCTATTCAGTAGTCGGGAGATCTCTCCTGGTGTCTGGAATGGCCACTGTGCTGTCCTCGCTCTACTCAATACCTATAGGCCTCTACTTAGGAATAAGAGAGCTGAAGGGAAGAAGACATATTTCTAGACTTATATACACTGGAATGAGCGTGCCATCTGTAATAGTGGGGCTTATCGTGGCCATAGTGCTTGCCAGAAGGGGGCCGCTAGGAGATTTGAAGCTGATGTATACAGTAAATGCAATGATAATAGCCCAGACGGTGCTGCTGACGCCGCTTCAAGTCGGGCTTTCATACAGCTTGGCGAGAAACAGTGGAAAGAGAATAAAGAACACGGGTACAACTCTAGGAGGGGGGAACTTCGACATAGTCAAATTGATTATTTCGGAGCTGAGGCCCCAGCTTATGATAAACGTGATAACTGCTTTTTCTAGGGCTATCTCGGAAGTAGGGGCAGTTATGATAGTGGGAGGCAACATAAAGGGTTATACAAGAGTTATAACCACGTCCATAACTATGTTCAACTCAATGGGCGAGTACCCAATGGCCATAGCGCTTGGGATAGTGCTTCTAGTCCTGTCTTTCGGAGTGAACTCAGTGGTCTACAGCTACAACACGGAGGAATAGTATGGACGTATATATAGAGAATTTAAAAAAACAATTCAACAAGAGAATACTGTTTGAACTCAGGGACATGGAGTTTAAATCGGGAAGAATAAATGTGCTTATGGGGAGAAACGGGATAGGAAAGTCCACGCTTTTCAACATAATAGCAGGGCTAGACGAAGACTACGAAGGCAGCATAGCTTACGATGGCGAAGCCTTAAGCAAAGAGAAGATGCAGGACATAACGCTTGTAAGCCAAAAACCCTATATACTGAATCGATCTGTCTATGAAAATCTGGCATATCCCCTGAGACTTAGAAAATACAGCAAGCGCGAAATAGAGGAGAAAGTGGAATTCTATATAGAGAAATTGCAGCTTAAAGAGCTTAGAGATCAAAACGGACGATCTTTATCTGGAGGGGAGATGCAGAGAGTTTCTCTTGGAAGAGCACTCATATTCTCTCCAAAGCTCTTGCTGCTAGACGAATATACGGCCAGCATAGACGAGAGGTCGCTGGGTTTCATGGAAGAAATCGTACTGGAGTACAAAGAGACGGGCGCCAATATAATAATGATTACTCATAGCAAGGAGCAAGCTGAAAGGCTAGGAGACAGTCTAGTATACATGAAGGAGGGTTTATAGCATGGATTTCTTTAAAGCGGTAAGTGTGGAAGATGGACAATCGGCGATAGCTTCAAGGCTCAAAGGATACGCACTTGAGTCGGAAGAAGTCGGGATATCCGAGTGCAGAGGGAGGATACTATCAGAAGATGTAGTTTCACGTGAAAACATACCTGGATTCAACAGGTCCACAGTAGACGGATATGCAGTGGACAGCAGAGACAGCCACGGAGCGAGCAGCACTATACCCAGCATGCTTATGCTGGTGGAAGAGGTGGAGATGGGCTCAGCTCCAAGTAAAGCCATATCTAGAGGACAGACGTCTTATGTACCGACAGGAGGCATGATTCCGGAAGGTGCAGACTCTGTAGTGATGATAGAGAACGCCGAGAAGCTAGACGAAGAAAACATAATGGTATACAAGGCTGTTTCAAAGGGACAGAACGTGATACTAAAAGGCGATGACATCAGAGAAGGGGAAGTAGTGCTGCCCAAGGGGAAGCGACTGACATCCCATGACATAGGGGTGCTCGCGACCCAGGGGATTTCGAAAGTGAAGGTGCACAGAAAGCTCAGAATCTCCATAATATCCACGGGAGATGAAATAGTAGACATAGACGAGCCGTTCGAGACCGGAAAGATAAGGGATATAAATGGATATGTGCTCGCCTCTAGAGTCGAAGAGCTAGGCGGCGAAGTGGAGAGAAAGGTCATTGTGAAAGACGAGTTTGAGCTTCTAAAGAGGGAAGTGGCGGAGTCGCTGGCGAACTCAGACATAGCCATAATCTCCGGGGGTTCTTCGGTAGGTGCTAAGGACTATACGCACGACGTCATAAACTCATTTGGAGGAGAAGGCGTATTTATACACGGCGTGGCAGTGAAGCCAGGCAAGCCCACTATAGTGGGGATGGCTGGAGACAAGATGGTATTCGGACTTCCAGGGCATCCATCGTCCTCTATACTCCTGTTCAACATATTTGTAAAAGAGGCCATGAATCAGATAAACGGAACTATAGAGAAAGAGAAGTCAGCGTACTGCGTGATGGACTCCAACTTTCCTTCTTCTTCAGGCAAGAGAACTTACCAGATGGTGTCTGTGTACGAGGAAAATGGGGAGCTACGTGCTGCGCCTGTATTCGGGAAGTCTGGCATGATAACACTCCTCTCGAAGTCTGACGGGTATATAGAGATAGAGCCTCATGAAGAAGGGGTTTACAGTGGAGACAGAAGAAAAGTAAAATACTTTTAGGAGTTGAGCAAATGAAAAAGAGGAATGTGTATATAGACAATATAGAGGACGAGCTAGCTATAATCATGTACAGAGATCGCCTTCGCATAGAGAGTCAGTCGGAGTCGGTTCCCTTGGAGGAGTCTCACGGAAGGGTCACCGCTGTAGCTGTATACGCCAAGAAATCCTCCCCTCACTACAACTCTGCGGCCATGGACGGCATACTTGTAAGGTCCAAGGACACGGAAGGGGCCAGCGAGGTCAGGCCGGTAGAGCTAAAAGAGGGCGAAGACTTCGTGTATGTAAACACAGGCAATCCAATCCTAGAGGGTTTTGACTCGGTCATAATGATAGAAGATGTAATTGAATGCGGAGACGGAAGAGTCAAGATAAACAAGTCAAGTCATCCGTGGCAGTATATAAGGAATATAGGGGAAGATATAGTCGTGACAGAGATGATAATACCATCTAATCACGAGATAAGGGCAATAGACCTGGGGGCCCTGGCAGCCGGGGGGATAGAAGAAATTGAAGTGTACAAGAAGCCTGTAGTGGGCATAGTCCCAACTGGGAGCGAGATAGTCAAGTCTGCGACTACAGACATAGAAGGCGAGATAACGGACTCGAATTCGCTAATGTTTGCAGGCCTGGTCAGAGAGTACGGCGGCGAGCCGCACAGGATAGACCCTGTAAGAGACGAGTACGAGCTCTTGAAGGAAAAGATATCGACAGAGGTAGATAGAAGCGATATACTTATTATAAATGCAGGGTCCTCGGCAGGCACTAAAGACTACACAAAGTCGATAATAGAAGAGCTTGGGGAAGTCGTGGTGCATGGAATCGCAGTGAAGCCAGGGAAGCCTACAATACTTGGGATAATACGAAACAAGGCCGTAGTGGGTCTGCCAGGCTACCCGGTGTCTTCCTATATAGCCTTTGAGACTTTTGTAAAGCCCATACTGCTTGACTACTCGGGAAAGAGGAAGAAGCCAAGTCAAGTCGAGGCGATTCTCTCCAAGAGGGTCTACTCTTCACTCAAGCACAAAGAGCTTATAAGAGTGAGTTTAGGTGTTGTAAACGGAAAGCTGATAGCCACGCCTATATCGGGTGGGGCCGGAGCTACCATGAGCCTTGTAAAGGCAGACGGAATAGGAATAGTGCCGAGAGAAGTGGAAGGCATAGAATCGGGAGACAAGATAAGCGTACAGCTGCTTAAGCCATACGATGAAATAGAGGACACGCTGGTGTCTATAGGGAGCCATGACATGGTGATGGACATATTGGGAGATATGATGAGAGTATCTTCAGCCCATACAGGAAGCTTAGGTGGGATAATCTCGATGAAAAAGAAAGAGTCGCATGTGGCGCCAATTCACCTCCTAGATGAAAGTACAGGGGAATACAATATTTCCTACGTAAAAAAATACTTCCCAGGAGGAGGCATGAGCCTTATTAAGGGAGTGCAGCGTGTACAGGGCTTTATAGTTCCAAAGGGAAACCCAAAGCAGATACAGTCGGTTAAAGACCTCTCAAGAGGAGACATAGTCTTTGTAAACAGGCAGAGAGGGTCTGGAACCAGGATACTCCTTGACTACCATATATCAAGAGAAGGTGTAGACACGGAAGCTATAGATGGCTATGACCTTGAGTACAACACGCATATGGACATAGCCCAGGCTGTAAAATCAGGAAATGCTGATGTGGGGCTCGGGATAGCCTCTGCTGCATATGCGCTTGGGCTTGACTTTGTGGAGCTGGCAGACGAAGAGTACGACTTTTTAGTATATACAGACAGCTTGAAAGAAGCTGAGATTGAAAAGTTTATAGAGATACTGCGCTCAGAGGAGTTCAAAAAGAGAGTTGCGGAAATTCCAGGATATAAAACAGACAGAGCAGGAGAAGTAGTAGAAGTCAACTAATACGAGAAAAGGTGAGAAGATGAAGGATTCATTTGGAAGAGATATAAACTATCTCAGAATATCTATAACGGATTTGTGCAATTTGAGGTGCAGATACTGCATGCCTGCCTCCGGGATAGAAAAAGTGGAGCATGAAGACATACTTTCATTTGAAGAATTCCACAGGATAGCTGAAATAGCTGCCGAGCTTGGAGTGAAGAAAGTGAGAGTTACAGGCGGAGAGCCGCTGGTCAAGAAGGACTTGGTCAAGTTTATAGAGAGCCTTTCATCCATAGAGGGCATAGAGGAGATAGCCCTTACAACTAACGGCATAATGCTTGAAGACTATGCAGAGGATCTTAAAAAGGCGGGACTTACAAGAGTCAACATAAGCCTGGACACACTTGACTCTGAAAAATACAGAGAGATAACGAGAGTTGGAGACTTGGAGAAAGTAAAGCGAGGCATAGAAAAAGCCAAGCAGGTGGGTCTAACTCCTGTAAAGCTGAACGTAGTGCTTATAGGTGGCTTCAACGTGGAGGAAATTCCGGACTTTGTGGAGCTAACCAGAAACGACGACATAGATGTAAGGTTTATAGAGCTTATGCCTATAGGTGAAGCGCTGAAGATGAAAGACGCACACTCTGTGAGCGCAGATATAATACTGGAGAGCGTCCCAGAGCTATATCCTGTGGAGAGAGAGGATGTATCTTCGCCGGCGAAGTACTACAAGCTTCCGGGAGGAAAGGGTAAGGTAGGCATAATAGAGCCCATAACATGCAAGTTCTGCAGTGACTGCAACAGGATAAGGCTGACGTCTAAAGGCAAGATAAAGCTCTGCCTCCACTCAGACGAGGAGATAGATCTAAAGCCGTATCTAGATGACAGGAAGAAGCTAAGAGAGGTGCTGGAAGAGAGCATAGGGCGAAAGCCGGAAGAGCACCATCTAGAGGATGGACAGTATGTGGAAAAGAGCATGTCCAAGATAGGAGGGTAAAGATGGAATTTACACATTTCAACAGCGAGGGAAGAGCCCGCATGGTAGAGGTTACAGATAAAGACGAGACAAAGAGGGTGGCCATAGCGGAGGGCTTTATAAGCATGAACCAGGAGACTCTGGAAAAGCTGAACGAAGGCAAGATAAAGAAAGGCGATGTGCTCTCGGTAGCGCAGGTAGCTGGAATAATGGGAGTGAAAAAAACAAGTGACCTTATTCCCATGTGCCACAATATATTTCTTACAGGTGCTGATATAAAATTCCAAGTCAAGGAAAACGGAGTCTATATAGTGTCTGAAGTCAAGACTGTGGGAAAGACAGGAGTTGAAATCGAGGCTCTTACAGGAGTGTCTGTAGCGGCACTCACCATATACGACATGTGCAAGAGCGTAGACAAGGGAATGACTATAGAGTACGTGAGGCTTTTGAAAAAGACAGGCGGCAAATCAGGAGATTTCACAAGAGAGTAGATTTTTAAATAAGAGGAGGAATCAGTCTTGGCTAGAGTATTGGATATAAACAGAAGCGACAAGAAGGGAATAGCAAAAGAGCCTATAGGTGAAGGGATATTTGTAGAGGATTTCGGGCTGGAGAATGATGCCCATGCAGGGAAATGGCATAGGCAGGTAAGTTTACTCGCCATAGAGAGCTACCACAGGATGGAGGAGATGGGGATAAAGGATCTTCCGATAGGGGCCTTTGGTGAGAACATAACAACGGAAGGTGTAGAGCTTCACAAGCTTCCAGTGGGCACAGTGCTCAGGATAGGAGAGACTGTTCAGGAAGTTACGCAGATCGGGAAAGAGTGCCATACTATGTGCAATATAGGCAGGACTGTAGGGAAATGTGTAATGCCTAACGAAGGAATCTTCACAAGA is drawn from Andreesenia angusta and contains these coding sequences:
- a CDS encoding MogA/MoaB family molybdenum cofactor biosynthesis protein translates to MIRVGIITSSDKGSRGEREDLSGAVIREIVESRGYTVERQVILPDEIELLSEEMIRMSDEHKIELILTTGGTGFSPRDITPEATNRVIDRPTPGIPEAMRYHSLGITPRGMLSRGTAGIRQNRTLIVNLPGSQKAVREILEYIIDSVEHGVEIMLERTSECGRK
- the fdhD gene encoding formate dehydrogenase accessory sulfurtransferase FdhD, whose amino-acid sequence is MGENKFGTAVILAGGKSSRMGFNKEFLEIDGESLVKKNIEKLKTIFNEIIVVTNNPEYYESLNIITVQDIYFQKGPLSGIHASLKRSSSEYIYLLACDMPEIDIPFIKWMMDIVKREAPEISVVRRDGRIEPFNGFYSVALADRVEELLKHDKLAIRALMSEAKVEFIDLHEVQSGRDIFLNLNTQEDLHGYLEQRRDTVMKVVSKRDVLKIRYDDSAVEEDSIITEYPFTVFLNGKEFLTLLCTKQSLDYLLVGFLISEGLIDGKQDIEKLEIDEEKGTGYVETVKKSNLMEKLYGKRTLTSGCGKGTVFYSVVDSFKSKKVDQDFKLDVDSMKDLMRKFNRYSETFLETGGVHSCALSDGEDIAVFADDIGRHNALDKIIGEAVMKDIEFDDKVVVTTGRISSEIMIKIAKRGIPAIVSKSAPTQLAIEIAEDLGITVVGFARGQKMNIYTNIDRYIQL
- a CDS encoding substrate-binding domain-containing protein translates to MKKKSLLALLMVLMLSITALVGCGNSEPAEDTSKESTETSSDEKQELGEIILSTTTSTQDSGLLDYLLPVFEEKTGATVKTVAVGTGAALEMGQNGEADVLLVHAKADEEKFVADGYGTERHDVMYNDFVLVGPKEDALKLKETSGSDIQSALKNISNSGSTFVSRGDDSGTHKKELKLWEETGISPQGEWYVSAGAGMADVLKIASEKQAYTITDRATYLSLKDTLDLDVLVEGDKNLFNQYGVIPVNPEREDNAEINEAGAKAFMDWILSEEAQKLIGEYGVEEFGEPLFVPNAK
- a CDS encoding ABC transporter permease, yielding MDYILMGIKEAIALLTSFDREVYSVVGRSLLVSGMATVLSSLYSIPIGLYLGIRELKGRRHISRLIYTGMSVPSVIVGLIVAIVLARRGPLGDLKLMYTVNAMIIAQTVLLTPLQVGLSYSLARNSGKRIKNTGTTLGGGNFDIVKLIISELRPQLMINVITAFSRAISEVGAVMIVGGNIKGYTRVITTSITMFNSMGEYPMAIALGIVLLVLSFGVNSVVYSYNTEE
- a CDS encoding ABC transporter ATP-binding protein, giving the protein MDVYIENLKKQFNKRILFELRDMEFKSGRINVLMGRNGIGKSTLFNIIAGLDEDYEGSIAYDGEALSKEKMQDITLVSQKPYILNRSVYENLAYPLRLRKYSKREIEEKVEFYIEKLQLKELRDQNGRSLSGGEMQRVSLGRALIFSPKLLLLDEYTASIDERSLGFMEEIVLEYKETGANIIMITHSKEQAERLGDSLVYMKEGL
- the glp gene encoding gephyrin-like molybdotransferase Glp yields the protein MDFFKAVSVEDGQSAIASRLKGYALESEEVGISECRGRILSEDVVSRENIPGFNRSTVDGYAVDSRDSHGASSTIPSMLMLVEEVEMGSAPSKAISRGQTSYVPTGGMIPEGADSVVMIENAEKLDEENIMVYKAVSKGQNVILKGDDIREGEVVLPKGKRLTSHDIGVLATQGISKVKVHRKLRISIISTGDEIVDIDEPFETGKIRDINGYVLASRVEELGGEVERKVIVKDEFELLKREVAESLANSDIAIISGGSSVGAKDYTHDVINSFGGEGVFIHGVAVKPGKPTIVGMAGDKMVFGLPGHPSSSILLFNIFVKEAMNQINGTIEKEKSAYCVMDSNFPSSSGKRTYQMVSVYEENGELRAAPVFGKSGMITLLSKSDGYIEIEPHEEGVYSGDRRKVKYF
- a CDS encoding molybdopterin biosynthesis protein, giving the protein MKKRNVYIDNIEDELAIIMYRDRLRIESQSESVPLEESHGRVTAVAVYAKKSSPHYNSAAMDGILVRSKDTEGASEVRPVELKEGEDFVYVNTGNPILEGFDSVIMIEDVIECGDGRVKINKSSHPWQYIRNIGEDIVVTEMIIPSNHEIRAIDLGALAAGGIEEIEVYKKPVVGIVPTGSEIVKSATTDIEGEITDSNSLMFAGLVREYGGEPHRIDPVRDEYELLKEKISTEVDRSDILIINAGSSAGTKDYTKSIIEELGEVVVHGIAVKPGKPTILGIIRNKAVVGLPGYPVSSYIAFETFVKPILLDYSGKRKKPSQVEAILSKRVYSSLKHKELIRVSLGVVNGKLIATPISGGAGATMSLVKADGIGIVPREVEGIESGDKISVQLLKPYDEIEDTLVSIGSHDMVMDILGDMMRVSSAHTGSLGGIISMKKKESHVAPIHLLDESTGEYNISYVKKYFPGGGMSLIKGVQRVQGFIVPKGNPKQIQSVKDLSRGDIVFVNRQRGSGTRILLDYHISREGVDTEAIDGYDLEYNTHMDIAQAVKSGNADVGLGIASAAYALGLDFVELADEEYDFLVYTDSLKEAEIEKFIEILRSEEFKKRVAEIPGYKTDRAGEVVEVN
- the moaA gene encoding GTP 3',8-cyclase MoaA is translated as MKDSFGRDINYLRISITDLCNLRCRYCMPASGIEKVEHEDILSFEEFHRIAEIAAELGVKKVRVTGGEPLVKKDLVKFIESLSSIEGIEEIALTTNGIMLEDYAEDLKKAGLTRVNISLDTLDSEKYREITRVGDLEKVKRGIEKAKQVGLTPVKLNVVLIGGFNVEEIPDFVELTRNDDIDVRFIELMPIGEALKMKDAHSVSADIILESVPELYPVEREDVSSPAKYYKLPGGKGKVGIIEPITCKFCSDCNRIRLTSKGKIKLCLHSDEEIDLKPYLDDRKKLREVLEESIGRKPEEHHLEDGQYVEKSMSKIGG
- the moaC gene encoding cyclic pyranopterin monophosphate synthase MoaC, whose amino-acid sequence is MEFTHFNSEGRARMVEVTDKDETKRVAIAEGFISMNQETLEKLNEGKIKKGDVLSVAQVAGIMGVKKTSDLIPMCHNIFLTGADIKFQVKENGVYIVSEVKTVGKTGVEIEALTGVSVAALTIYDMCKSVDKGMTIEYVRLLKKTGGKSGDFTRE
- a CDS encoding MOSC domain-containing protein translates to MARVLDINRSDKKGIAKEPIGEGIFVEDFGLENDAHAGKWHRQVSLLAIESYHRMEEMGIKDLPIGAFGENITTEGVELHKLPVGTVLRIGETVQEVTQIGKECHTMCNIGRTVGKCVMPNEGIFTRVLVGGKIRKDDTIEVELPE